A single region of the Salvia splendens isolate huo1 chromosome 18, SspV2, whole genome shotgun sequence genome encodes:
- the LOC121777183 gene encoding uncharacterized protein LOC121777183: MQTGSSDKSVPDVVSISGIVEDSPHKFNPDDSLSELELEELLEDIRFGMVRSINVAKKTNVVGTMECNEVSNTSAATDAYGFQFANRSRRDEQPSESTSRLRDSEKSEPLDDAPDELM, translated from the exons ATGCAGACTGGGTCTTCTGACAAATCTGTGCCTGATGTTGTTTCAATCAGTGGCATCGTAGAAGATTCACCCCACAAG TTCAATCCTGATGATTCATTGTCTGAATTAGAGCTAGAAGAATTATTGGAAGATATAAG GTTTGGTATGGTGAGATCTATAAATGTTGCCAAGAAAACAAATGTTGTTGGCACCATGGAATGTAACGAGGTAAGTAACACGAGTGCTGCTACTGATGCATATGGCTTTCAGTTTGCAAATAGGAGCCGTAGGGACGAACAACCTAGTGAGAGTACTTCTAGGCTTAGAGATTCTGAGAAATCGGAACCTctggatgatgccccagatgaaCTGATGTGA
- the LOC121777327 gene encoding serine/threonine-protein kinase tricornered-like — protein MESAKRWFGKFRPKEKHKTSSKKTEPTPYGKECSKTPLNDETPSNATQQKVAAAKQYIEKHYKEQMKSLEERRERRNVLERKLADAEVTEEEQNNLLKHLEKKETEYMHLQRHKMGADDFEPLTMIGKGAFGEVRLCREKSTGHVYAMKKLKKSEMLRRGQVEHVKAERNLLAEVDSNCIVKLYCSFQDEEYLYLIMEYLPGGDMMTLLMRKDILTEDEARFYVGETILAIESIHKHNYVHRDIKPDNLLLDRHGHMKLSDFGLCKPLDCSNIQEKDFTVGNNYSGSLQSDGRPAAPKRTQQEQLQHWQRNRRMLAYSTVGTPDYIAPEVLLKKGYGMECDWWSLGAIMYEMLVGYPPFYSDEPMSTCRKIVNWRTHLKFPEEAKISPEAKDLICKLLCNVEKRLGTRGADEIKAHRWFKGIEWDKLYEMKAAFIPEVNGELDTQNFEKFDESDNQVTSSAKSGPWRKMLPSKDVNFMGYTYKNFEIVNEHEVPGVAELRKKSTKPKRPTVKSLFNEESDSESNQSALGSFLNLLPENAEVSKPGES, from the exons ATGGAATCTGCTAAACGTTGGTTTGGGAAATTCCGACCAAAAGAGAAACATAAGACTTCAAGCAAGAAGACAGAACCCACACCATACGGGAAAGAATGTTCAAAAACACCATTGAATGATGAAACTCCTTCAAATGCTACTCAGCAGAAAGTAGCTGCTGCGAAGCAATATATCGAAAAACACTACAAGGAGCAGATGAAGAGTCTGGAGGAACGGAGAGAGAG GCGTAATGTACTGGAGAGAAAGCTGGCTGATGCTGAAGTTACTGAAGAAGAACAAAACAACCTTTTGAAACATCTTGAGAAAAAAGAAACAGAATACATGCACCTTCAAAGGCATAAAATGGGTGCTGATGATTTTGAGCCATTAACAATGATAGGAAAGGGTGCTTTTGGGGag GTTAGGTTATGCCGGGAGAAATCAACTGGCCATGTATATGCCATGAAAAAGCTTAAGAAGTCAGAAATGCTTCGTAGGGGTCAG GTGGAACATGTTAAAGCAGAAAGGAACCTACTTGCAGAAGTTGACAGCAATTGCATTGTCAAGCTTTATTGTTCTTTCCAAGATGAAGAGTATCTATACCTAATAATGGAATACCTGCCTGGTGGTGACATGATGACTCTGCTGATGCGTAAAGACATATTAACAGAAGATGAAGCCAGATTTTATGTTGGGGAAACAATACTCGCAATTGAGTCTATTCACAAGCATAATTATGTTCATAG AGATATCAAGCCTGATAACTTGCTTCTTGACCGACATGGGCACATGAAGCTGTCAGATTTTGGATTATGTAAGCCTCTAGATTGCAGTAATATTCAAGAAAAGGACTTTACTGTAGGAAATAACTACAGTGGATCTCTTCAAAGTGATGGCCGCCCTGCAGCACCAAAGCGCACTCAACAAGAGCAACTACAACACTGGCAGAGGAATAGGAGGATGCTG GCTTATTCAACTGTTGGCACGCCTGATTATATTGCTCCAGAAGTTCTGCTTAAGAAAGGATATGGAATGGAATGTGATTG GTGGTCCCTTGGCGCTATCATGTATGAGATGCTGGTAGGATATCCACCATTTTATTCAGATGAGCCAATGTCAACATGCAGAAAG ATTGTGAACTGGAGAACTCATCTTAAGTTCCCCGAAGAGGCAAAGATATCACCAGAAGCCAAGGATCTTATATGTAAACTGTTATGTAATGTAGAGAAAAGGCTTGGGACGAGGGGAGCTGATGAAATAAAG GCTCACCGATGGTTCAAGGGTATTGAGTGGGACAAGTTATATGAAATGAAAGCTGCATTCATTCCAGAAGTTAATGGTGAACTGGATACTCAAAACTTTGAGAAGTTTGACGAG TCTGATAATCAAGTCACATCAAGCGCAAAATCAGGTCCCTGGAGGAAG ATGCTTCCTTCCAAGGATGTAAACTTCATGGGCTATACTTACAAGAACTTTGAAATTGTGAATGAACACGAGGTTCCTGGCGTAG CCGAACTGAGGAAGAAGAGCACCAAACCCAAAAGACCTACCGTCAAATCCCTATTCA ATGAGGAGTCAGATTCAGAATCCAATCAATCTGCACTGGGAAGCTTTCTAAATTTGTTACCTGAGAATGCAGAAGTCTCGAAACCAGGTGAATCCTAA
- the LOC121776605 gene encoding casein kinase 1-like protein 10: MDHVIGGKFKLGRKIGGGSFGELYLGTHTQTGEEVAVKLESVKTKHPQLYYESKLYMLLRGGTGVPELRWFGVEGEYNAMVIDLLGPSLEDLFNYCNRKMSLKTVLMLADQLINRVEFMHSRGFLHRDIKPDNFLMGLGRKANQVYIIDFGLAKKYRDLHTHRHIPYRENKNLTGTARYASVNTHLGVEQSRRDDLESLGYVLMYFLRGSLPWQGLKAGTKKQKYDRISEKKMLTSMEALCKSYPSEFLSYFHYCRSLRFEDKPDYSYLKRIFRDLFIREGYQFDYVFDWTILKYPQIGSSSQSRPTGRPPTNAGPSSERVEKTPVKQEVRERLSGAVEAFSRRNDASHGDHARHKSSDDVPSSKEVQADTAKGRISRPSTSKRAVASSGRPSTSGGRLTTTQRLQPGFESKTSSFTRAGATRGGGRDETLRSFELLTIGTGKRK, from the exons ATGGATCATGTCATTGGAGGAAAGTTTAAGCTGGGGAGGAAGATTGGTGGGGGATCTTTTGGGGAGCTTTATTTGG GAACACATACACAAACTGGCGAAGAAGTTGCCGTGAAGCTG GAATCTGTTAAGACGAAACACCCGCAGCTTTATTATGAATCGAAGTTGTATATGCTTCTTCGTGGCGGAA CTGGGGTTCCGGAGCTTAGATGGTTCGGAGTTGAAGGAGAGTACAATGCCATGGTTATTGATCTTCTTGGGCCAAGCTTGGAAGATTTGTTTAACTATTGCAATAGGAAAATGTCACTGAAAACTGTTCTCATGCTTGCTGATCAATTG ATTAATAGAGTGGAGTTCATGCACTCGAGAGGTTTTCTTCACCGTGATATAAAGCCAGATAACTTTTTAATGGGCTTGGGACGCAAAGCGAATCAG GTATACATTATTGACTTTGGCCTTGCAAAGAAATACAGAGATCTTCACACTCACAGGCACATACCATACAG GGAAAACAAAAATCTTACCGGCACAGCTCGTTATGCTAGTGTTAACACTCATCTTGGAGTTG AGCAAAGTAGAAGGGATGATTTAGAGTCTCTTGGCTATGTCCTCATGTATTTTCTCCGGGGAAG tCTTCCCTGGCAAGGACTGAAAGCTGGCACAAAGAAGCAGAAATACGATAGAATCAGTGAGAAGAAGATGCTTACATCGATGGAA GCGCTTTGTAAATCTTACCCGTCTGAGTTTCTCTCATACTTTCATTATTGCCGATCATTGAGATTTGAAGACAAGCCTGATTATTCATATCTAAAAAGAATTTTCCGAGACCTATTTATTCGAGAAG GTTATCAGTTTGATTATGTGTTTGACTGGACCATATTGAAATACCCACAAATCGGATCCAGCTCTCAATCACGA CCAACCGGAAGACCACCTACAAATGCTGGACCATCTTCAGAAAGAGTGGAAAAGACACCAG TGAAACAAGAAGTTCGAGAGAGACTTTCTGGTGCTGTTGAAGCATTCTCCAGAAGAAACGACGCTAGTCATGGAGATCACGCAAGGCACAAATCTTCAGATGATGTTCCATCATCTAAAGAAGTG CAAGCTGATACTGCAAAAGGGCGAATATCCCGGCCTAGCACCTCAAAGAGGGCAGTGGCATCAAGCGGCCGACCCAGCACTTCTGGCGGCCGCCTGACCACCACTCAAAGACTACAGCCGGGATTCGAGTCCAAAACGTCGTCCTTCACCCGTGCTGGTGCTACAAGAGGAGGCGGTCGAGATGAAACTCTGAGAAGCTTCGAGCTGTTGACAATTGGCACGGGGAAAAGGAAATAG
- the LOC121777560 gene encoding protein NPGR2-like — translation MSIKYWLYKQKNQLRSKLGKMMKCICSSEQLQADEGIPASSESLATRDYSASGFSSRAGDGDTRADTSNIEEAESSLRESGFLNYEEARALLGRLEYQKGNVEAALTVFEGIDVAAVIPRIKATIVRRCELPRRHSQSNGTPPMSMHAVSLLVEAIFLKAKSLQVLGRYKEAAQTCSAILDTFESAIPEGLPEKFASDCKLLETLNKAVELLPELWKLAFGPQEAILSYRRALLYQWDLDVETRTRIEKDFAVFLLYSGHGASAPNLRSQMDDSYIPRNNVEEAVLLLLLILKKIFLKRVGWDPSIIYHLGFALSIAGECRSLACQIEDLHPGFIERREKYTSLALCYHAEGDDSIALNLLRNLLNNRENRSSCEFELLLASKICTANSSFLEEGTQYIHKLLVASEKCHERASVANHLLGLSLSAQSRGVGSDAQRISLQSEALEALGTAQKMTRGTNPNILLSLSLENAEQRKLDAALYYTKQLLALEGGSNIKCWILLVRILSAQKRYVDAEIMLDAALDEAGKWDHAGLLRTKAKLQIVQGHLTDAVETYTKLLAVLQVQRKSFHVHKLLLQDRQRIASLELETWHDLANVYASLSQWRDAEICLSKSEAINPHSASRLHSAGLLYEAKGMQKEALKSFEKALDIDPNHIPSLISTAVIVRQLSEQSVAVAKSFLTDALRLDRSNHTAWYNLGLIYKSESSATALECFEAAAMLQESEPIEPFR, via the exons ATGAGCATTAAGTATTGGCTTTACAAGCAAAAGAATCAGCTGCGTTCGAAATTGGGGAAGATGATGAAATGCATTTGCTCCAGCGAGCAACTACAAGCAGACGAAGGGATCCCTGCTTCATCGGAGTCACTGGCAACTCGGGACTATTCAGCCAGTGGATTCTCTTCGCGAGCTGGGGATGGTGACACGAGAGCTGACACCAGTAACATAGAAGAGGCGGAGTCATCACTCCGTGAGAGTGGCTTCTTGAACTATGAG GAAGCGAGAGCTTTGTTGGGACGGCTTGAGTATCAAAAGGGAAATGTTGAAGCTGCACTTACTGTTTTTGAAGGGATAGATGTTGCTGCTGTAATTCCTAGAATAAAGGCCACTATAGTTAGAAGATGTGAGCTTCCGAGACGCCATTCTCAAAGCAATGGTACTCCACCGATGTCTATGCACGCTGTAAGTTTGCTTGTCGAAGCAATTTTCCTCAAAGCCAAATCTCTCCAGGTTCTTGGAAGGTACAAAG AAGCCGCTCAAACGTGCAGTGCAATATTAGACACTTTCGAATCTGCAATACCGGAAGGCTTGCCAGAAAAGTTTGCTTCCGACTGCAAATTGCTGGAAACGTTAAACAAGGCTGTGGAGTTGCTTCCTGAGCTGTGGAAGCTCGCGTTCGGCCCCCAAGAAGCAATATTATCCTACAGAAGAGCCCTACTTTATCAGTGGGATCTCGATGTGGAAACCAGAACAAGGATAGAAAAGGATTTTGCCGTGTTTCTTCTTTACAGTGGTCACGGTGCAAGTGCTCCGAATCTTCGTTCACAGATGGATGACTCTTACATACCGAGAAACAATGTTGAAGAAGCTGTTCTCTTGCTACTACTGATCCTCAAAAAGATTTTTCTGAAGAGGGTCGGATGGGACCCTTCGATCATATATCACCTTGGTTTCGCCTTGTCAATAGCAGGCGAATGCAGGTCGCTCGCCTGCCAAATCGAAGATTTGCATCCAGGGTTCATCGAAAGAAGAGAAAAGTACACTTCTCTAGCCCTCTGCTACCATGCAGAAGGCGATGACTCAATCGCTCTAAATTTGTTGCGAAACCTTTTGAATAACAGAGAGAATCGCAGTAGTTGTGAATTCGAATTGCTGTTGGCTTCAAAGATTTGTACAGCGAACTCGAGCTTCCTTGAAGAAGGGACGCAGTACATCCATAAACTGCTCGTTGCATCTGAAAAATGCCACGAGAGAGCTAGTGTTGCTAATCACTTGTTAGGCCTCTCTCTTTCCGCCCAATCTAGAGGCGTGGGGTCGGATGCCCAGAGGATCTCGCTGCAATCAGAGGCGCTGGAGGCGCTTGGAACGGCTCAAAAGATGACTAGAGGGACGAACCCCAACATCCTTCTTTCTCTTAGTCTCGAAAATGCTGAGCAGAGAAAGCTGGATGCTGCTCTTTATTACACGAAGCAGTTGCTGGCACTCGAAGGTGGCTCGAATATCAAGTGCTGGATTCTCCTTGTTCGGATTTTGTCTGCTCAGAAACGATACGTAGATGCAGAGATCATGCTCGATGCTGCTCTGGACGAAGCAGGAAAGTGGGATCACGCAGGACTGCTACGAACCAAGGCTAAACTCCAAATAGTGCAAGGCCATTTGACTGATGCGGTTGAAACGTATACGAAACTCCTTGCTGTTCTTCAAGTGCAGAGAAAGAGCTTCCATGTCCACAAACTGCTCTTACAA GACAGGCAGAGGATCGCGAGCTTAGAACTGGAGACGTGGCACGACCTTGCAAACGTCTACGCCAGTTTATCTCAGTGGCGAGACGCTGAGATATGTCTCTCGAAATCTGAAGCCATCAATCCTCACTCGGCCTCAAGATTGCATTCTGCAG GTTTACTCTACGAGGCGAAAGGCATGCAGAAGGAGGCTCTGAAGTCGTTCGAGAAGGCACTAGACATCGACCCTAATCACATCCCGAGCTTGATATCCACCGCGGTTATCGTGAGACAGCTCAGCGAGCAGTCCGTGGCGGTGGCGAAAAGCTTCCTGACTGATGCTTTGCGGCTCGACAGAAGCAACCATACGGCCTGGTACAATCTCGGCCTCATCTACAAGAGCGAAAGCAGCGCCACGGCTCTGGAGTGCTTCGAGGCTGCAGCCATGCTCCAGGAATCCGAACCGATCGAACCTTTCAGATGA
- the LOC121776264 gene encoding GTP-binding protein At2g22870-like produces MLLQLRHRLLSPNFPSLRTFPSPNTLPIFLSLRASISQKTNPQSAAFARTVLFIPPGVEPDEITEEKFLPGSNIVLGPYAGDAKIKQVDFVKSSNRPKDCPRDERPEFAMLGRSNVGKSSLINSLVRKKEVALTSKKPGKTQLINHFLVNKSWYIVDLPGYGFANAPESARMDWSSFTKGYFLNRDTLVSVLLLVDASVPPQKIDLDCANWLGRNNIPMTFVFTKCDKAKGGKAKRPDENIRDFQQLIRESYRQHPPWIMTSSVTGLGRDELLLHMSQLRNYWDQE; encoded by the exons ATGCTACTGCAACTACGGCACCGGTTGCTGAGCCCCAATTTCCCATCCCTCCGCACCTTCCCATCTCCAAACACCCTTCCAATTTTCCTCTCCCTCCGCGCCTCCATTTCCCAGAAAACAAACCCCCAATCCGCCGCCTTCGCGCGCACCGTCCTATTCATACCCCCCGGAGTGGAGCCGGACGAAATCACAGAGGAAAAAT TCCTCCCTGGCTCCAACATCGTGCTGGGGCCCTACGCCGGCGACGCCAAAATCAAGCAGGTCGATTTCGTTAAGAGCAGCAATCGCCCCAAGGACTGCCCTAGAGACGAGAGGCCCGAGTTCGCAATGCTCGGCCGCTCCAACGTCGGAAAGTCTTCGCTTATTAACTCGTTGGTGCGGAAAAAGGAAGTCGCGCTCACTTCTAAGAAGCCAG GGAAGACTCAGTTGATTAATCATTTCTTGGTGAATAAGAGCTGGTACATTGTGGATTTGCCTGGATACGG ATTTGCTAATGCCCCCGAGTCTGCTAGAATGGATTGGTCGTCATTTACCAAAGGTTACTTTTTGAATCGTGATACTCTGGTCTCTGTTCTCCTTCTGGTTGATGCTAGCGTTCCCCCTCAGAAAATTGATCTTGATTGTGCAAATTGGCTTGGACGAAACAAT ATACCTATGACTTTCGTTTTCACAAAGTGTGACAAAGCAAAAGGAGGCAAAGCTAAAAGGCCCGATGAGAACATTAGAGACTTTCAACAGCTGATCAGAGAAAGCTATCGGCAACACCCTCCATGGATTATGACGAGCAGCGTGACGGGGTTAGGCAGAGACGAGCTTCTTCTACACATGTCACAGCTCAGAAACTATTGGGACCAGGAGTAG